One genomic window of Sphingomonas sp. C3-2 includes the following:
- the metC gene encoding cystathionine beta-lyase has protein sequence MSDDSGRIKRGNSTRIVHAGRRKEWTGALVNPPVWRGSTVLYDSVAEMRERQRDTHHRFYYGRRGTPTQWSLADALTEMEPGAAGTLLYPSGVAAVTTALMAVLNPGDELLMVDSAYEPTRAFCDGILKRYGITTRYYDPLIGAGIADMLSDRTRAIFLESPGSLTFEVQDIPAITAIARERGIVTLLDNTWATSLFFPAIPNGIDLTILACTKYIVGHSDVMLGSVTANDAHWDALRRATYALGQHVSPDDAWLGSRGLRTLSVRLKQHEANALAIARWLETRPEVARVLHPALESCPGHDLWKRDFAGSSGLFAFVLNGGDDAARTALIDGLELFGIGFSWGGYESLVIPADPPRSAVKWVAEGSLVRLQIGLEDAEDLIADLAAGLDRFAEARG, from the coding sequence ATGAGTGATGATAGCGGTCGTATAAAGCGCGGAAATTCAACGCGCATCGTTCATGCCGGACGGCGCAAGGAGTGGACGGGCGCGCTCGTCAATCCGCCCGTCTGGCGTGGTTCCACCGTGCTGTACGACAGCGTGGCCGAAATGCGCGAGCGCCAGCGCGACACGCATCACCGCTTTTATTATGGCCGTCGCGGCACGCCGACCCAGTGGTCGCTCGCCGATGCGCTGACCGAGATGGAACCGGGGGCGGCGGGGACGCTGCTCTATCCGTCGGGCGTGGCGGCGGTCACCACCGCGCTGATGGCGGTGCTCAACCCGGGCGACGAGCTGTTGATGGTCGACAGCGCCTATGAGCCGACGCGCGCCTTTTGCGATGGAATCCTGAAGCGCTACGGCATCACCACGCGCTATTATGATCCGCTGATCGGCGCGGGCATTGCCGATATGCTGAGCGATCGCACCCGCGCGATCTTCCTTGAAAGCCCCGGCAGCCTGACCTTCGAGGTGCAGGATATCCCCGCGATCACCGCGATTGCGCGCGAACGCGGCATCGTGACGCTGCTCGACAATACCTGGGCGACCTCGTTGTTTTTCCCCGCGATCCCCAACGGGATCGACCTCACCATCCTGGCCTGCACCAAATATATCGTCGGCCATAGCGATGTGATGCTGGGTTCGGTGACCGCCAATGACGCGCATTGGGACGCGCTGCGCCGCGCCACCTATGCGCTTGGCCAGCATGTGTCGCCCGACGACGCCTGGCTCGGCAGCCGCGGCCTGCGCACGCTTTCGGTGCGGCTGAAGCAGCATGAGGCAAATGCGCTGGCGATCGCGCGCTGGCTGGAAACCCGGCCCGAGGTGGCGCGCGTGCTGCACCCGGCGCTCGAAAGCTGCCCGGGGCACGACTTGTGGAAGCGCGATTTCGCGGGGTCGAGCGGGCTCTTCGCCTTTGTGCTGAACGGCGGCGACGATGCCGCGCGCACCGCGCTGATCGACGGGCTCGAACTGTTCGGCATCGGTTTCAGCTGGGGTGGTTATGAAAGCCTCGTCATCCCCGCCGATCCGCCGCGCAGCGCGGTGAAGTGGGTGGCCGAGGGGTCGCTTGTGCGCCTGCAGATCGGCCTCGAAGACGCCGAAGACCTGATCGCCGATCTTGCCGCCGGGCTCGACCGGTTCGCCGAGGCCAGGGGATGA
- the queF gene encoding preQ(1) synthase, protein MQTTHLGQTSALPNSPEAAVLDYVPNPRRGRPYLVRFTAPEFTSLCPVTGQPDFAHLVIDYVPDETIVESKALKLFLGSFRNHAGFHEDCTVGIGERLFTEMKPIWLRIGGYWYPRGGIPIDVFWQSGPVPEGLWLPDQGVPTYRGRG, encoded by the coding sequence ATGCAGACCACCCATCTCGGACAGACCTCCGCCCTTCCCAATTCGCCCGAAGCGGCGGTGCTCGATTATGTCCCCAACCCCCGCCGCGGCCGCCCCTATCTGGTGCGCTTCACCGCGCCCGAATTCACCTCGCTCTGCCCGGTCACCGGCCAGCCCGATTTCGCGCATCTGGTGATCGATTATGTTCCGGACGAAACCATCGTCGAATCCAAGGCGCTGAAGCTTTTCCTCGGCTCGTTCCGCAACCATGCGGGGTTCCACGAGGATTGCACCGTCGGCATCGGCGAACGGCTGTTCACCGAGATGAAGCCGATCTGGCTGCGCATCGGCGGATATTGGTATCCGCGCGGCGGCATTCCGATCGACGTGTTCTGGCAATCGGGCCCGGTGCCCGAAGGGCTCTGGCTGCCCGATCAGGGCGTGCCCACCTATCGCGGGCGCGGCTGA
- a CDS encoding thioesterase family protein has protein sequence MADTAAPRHQHPIAIVPDDIDFMGHVNNANYLKWVQEAVLEHWRQLAPPDAVARHLWVALRHEITYRKPAFLNDSVVASVVLENVQGARAFYATLIRRGEEVLAEVKSSWCCVDAKTLRPARIEKAIIDHFLGRPD, from the coding sequence ATGGCCGACACCGCCGCCCCCCGGCATCAGCACCCGATCGCCATCGTCCCCGACGATATCGATTTCATGGGGCATGTGAACAACGCCAACTATCTGAAATGGGTGCAGGAAGCCGTGCTCGAGCACTGGCGCCAGCTTGCCCCGCCCGATGCCGTGGCGCGCCACCTCTGGGTCGCGCTCCGGCATGAGATCACCTATCGCAAGCCCGCCTTTCTCAACGATTCGGTGGTCGCCAGCGTCGTGCTCGAAAATGTGCAGGGCGCGCGCGCCTTTTACGCAACGCTGATCCGCCGGGGCGAAGAGGTGCTGGCCGAGGTCAAATCCAGCTGGTGCTGCGTCGACGCGAAAACGCTGCGTCCCGCACGAATCGAGAAAGCGATCATCGACCACTTTCTCGGTCGTCCCGACTGA
- a CDS encoding mechanosensitive ion channel family protein has translation MTAKPRAGIGAVLRWTVTALVLAALFVLLSDEIAALRPVTAFMDQFGFQAGRFRISLYSVLQLLVTGLVLYGGVRLLNRITRRYIRRVDGIDATQRLLAEKLVGIALVVVAFFIGVDLLGIDLTALAVFSGALGLAVGFGLQKTFGNLIAGIILLMDRSIKPGDVIVVGDSFGWVNKIGIRAVSVITRDGKEHLIPNENLMTQEVENWSFSNRDVRIHIPVRVSFDSDQKRAQALMQQAAQETARVLEEPAIAVWLMAFGENGLEYEIRAWISDPESGVNNVKSDVLNRVWELFAENGIRVPYPQRDLRFPAGLPQLAQAPVADGN, from the coding sequence ATGACCGCCAAGCCGCGTGCGGGCATCGGCGCCGTCCTGCGCTGGACGGTGACCGCGCTTGTGCTGGCGGCGCTGTTCGTCCTCCTGTCCGACGAGATCGCGGCGCTCCGCCCGGTCACGGCGTTCATGGATCAGTTCGGCTTTCAGGCCGGGCGCTTCCGGATCTCGCTCTATTCGGTCTTGCAACTGCTCGTCACCGGGCTCGTGCTTTACGGCGGCGTGCGGCTGCTCAACCGGATCACGCGCCGCTATATCCGCCGCGTCGACGGGATCGATGCCACCCAGCGGCTGCTCGCGGAAAAGCTCGTCGGCATCGCGCTGGTGGTTGTCGCCTTCTTCATCGGCGTCGACCTGCTGGGGATCGATCTTACCGCGCTTGCCGTCTTTTCCGGCGCGCTGGGCCTTGCGGTCGGCTTCGGGCTGCAAAAGACCTTTGGCAACCTCATCGCCGGGATCATCCTGCTCATGGATCGCTCGATCAAGCCGGGCGATGTGATCGTCGTCGGCGACAGCTTCGGCTGGGTCAACAAGATCGGCATCCGCGCCGTTTCGGTCATCACGCGCGACGGCAAGGAACATCTGATTCCCAACGAGAATCTGATGACGCAGGAGGTGGAGAACTGGTCCTTTTCCAACCGCGACGTGCGCATCCATATCCCGGTGCGCGTGTCGTTCGATTCGGACCAGAAACGCGCCCAGGCGCTGATGCAGCAGGCCGCGCAGGAAACCGCGCGGGTGCTTGAGGAACCGGCGATTGCCGTCTGGCTGATGGCGTTTGGCGAAAATGGTCTGGAATATGAAATCCGCGCCTGGATCAGCGATCCCGAAAGCGGCGTGAACAATGTGAAGTCGGACGTGCTCAACCGCGTGTGGGAGCTGTTCGCCGAAAACGGCATTCGTGTGCCCTATCCGCAGCGCGATCTGCGCTTTCCAGCGGGGTTGCCACAGCTGGCGCAAGCGCCTGTGGCGGATGGCAACTGA
- a CDS encoding S10 family serine carboxypeptidase-like protein, with product MLLGAAGAALAIAAPAIAQDKEKDAPAVGAEKKAGEIAAPQRSVTRHSGRFGGQQVSYTAIAGETHLKAEDGTPRAAIFSVSYLKDGKDPNRPVTFLFNGGPGSGSVWLHMGAFGPKRVAIPSDARDDGAPPYPIVDNPDSLLDVTDIVFIDPVGTGFSHALGKTDPKDFYGVTADAKSVAEFIRLWLNEHGRWNAPKYLGGESYGTTRAAAVLNQLEGSYNDVSLNGVLLISTVLDFGAGADTPGNEMTHVLNIPTMAATALYHGKAQAASVAGFVEEARQFAIGPYAAALLKGNHLGTEERAQVRAQLARFTGLSEAFLDRADLRVEPSRFYKELLRDRGLTVGRLDSRYTGVDYDSAGERPDNDPSFYGIDGGYTAAINSYARETLKYATDRKYVTIGGVGPWDWRIGGGRDNDVYVNVAPYIGKGLRENSGLRIFVGQGYYDFATPFFAAEYALSRTGMPKDRIEYQYYDSGHMMYVRDEDRAKLSRDIRNFIRKR from the coding sequence ATGCTGCTGGGTGCGGCGGGCGCGGCGCTCGCCATCGCCGCGCCGGCAATCGCGCAGGACAAGGAAAAGGACGCGCCGGCCGTCGGGGCGGAGAAAAAGGCCGGCGAGATCGCCGCGCCGCAGCGTTCGGTGACGCGGCACAGCGGTCGTTTCGGCGGGCAGCAGGTCAGTTACACCGCGATTGCGGGGGAGACCCATCTGAAGGCGGAAGACGGCACGCCGCGTGCCGCGATCTTTTCGGTTTCCTATCTGAAGGACGGTAAGGACCCCAACCGTCCCGTCACCTTCCTGTTCAACGGCGGGCCGGGTTCGGGATCGGTGTGGCTGCACATGGGCGCCTTTGGCCCCAAGCGCGTCGCCATCCCGTCCGACGCGCGCGACGACGGCGCGCCGCCCTATCCGATCGTCGACAATCCCGACAGCCTTCTGGACGTGACCGACATCGTCTTCATCGATCCGGTGGGCACCGGCTTTAGCCATGCGCTGGGCAAGACCGATCCCAAGGATTTTTACGGCGTCACCGCCGACGCGAAGTCGGTGGCGGAGTTCATCCGTCTCTGGCTCAACGAACATGGCCGCTGGAACGCGCCCAAATATCTGGGCGGCGAAAGCTATGGCACAACGCGCGCGGCGGCCGTGCTCAACCAGCTCGAAGGCAGCTATAACGATGTTTCGCTGAACGGCGTTCTGCTCATCTCCACCGTGCTCGATTTCGGCGCCGGGGCCGATACGCCGGGCAACGAGATGACGCATGTGCTGAACATACCCACCATGGCGGCCACCGCGCTTTACCATGGCAAGGCGCAAGCCGCGTCGGTGGCGGGCTTTGTCGAGGAGGCGCGCCAGTTCGCGATCGGCCCCTATGCCGCAGCGCTGCTCAAGGGCAATCATCTGGGCACCGAGGAACGGGCGCAGGTGCGCGCGCAGCTGGCGCGGTTCACCGGCCTGTCCGAGGCGTTTCTGGACCGCGCGGACCTGCGCGTCGAACCGAGCCGTTTCTACAAGGAGCTGCTGCGTGATCGCGGGCTTACCGTCGGTCGGCTCGACAGCCGCTACACCGGGGTGGATTATGACAGCGCGGGCGAGCGCCCCGACAATGACCCCAGCTTCTACGGCATCGACGGCGGTTATACCGCCGCGATCAACAGCTATGCGCGCGAGACGCTGAAATATGCGACCGACCGGAAATATGTGACGATCGGCGGCGTCGGCCCCTGGGATTGGCGCATCGGCGGCGGCCGCGACAACGACGTCTATGTCAATGTCGCGCCCTATATCGGCAAAGGCTTACGTGAGAATAGCGGGCTGCGCATCTTTGTGGGGCAGGGCTATTATGATTTCGCCACGCCCTTTTTCGCGGCCGAATATGCGCTCAGCCGCACGGGCATGCCCAAGGACCGGATCGAATATCAATATTATGATTCCGGCCACATGATGTACGTGCGCGACGAGGATCGCGCCAAGCTCAGCCGCGATATCCGCAATTTTATCCGCAAGCGCTGA
- a CDS encoding DUF3035 domain-containing protein encodes MRKTVIFGSLGLAAITLSACASGGLENRSRPDEFAVSRKAPLVIPPDFALVPPKPGAPRPQEADSSTQALQAMFGGPAQRSASEGTVIGQAGANAAEPGIRSGVGDPNTVVVDKGAVTRDILSAPEGDGQDARTSTPQ; translated from the coding sequence ATGCGTAAGACGGTTATTTTCGGAAGCCTCGGGCTGGCCGCCATCACCCTGTCGGCCTGTGCATCGGGCGGTCTCGAAAACCGCAGCCGCCCCGACGAATTCGCCGTGTCGCGCAAGGCGCCGCTGGTGATTCCCCCCGATTTCGCGCTCGTTCCGCCCAAGCCCGGCGCCCCGCGCCCGCAGGAAGCCGATTCGAGCACCCAGGCGCTTCAGGCGATGTTCGGCGGCCCTGCACAGCGCAGCGCGAGCGAAGGCACGGTGATCGGCCAGGCTGGCGCGAACGCCGCCGAACCCGGCATCCGTTCGGGCGTGGGTGATCCGAACACCGTCGTCGTCGACAAGGGCGCGGTCACCCGCGACATCCTGTCGGCCCCCGAAGGTGACGGCCAGGACGCGCGCACCTCGACGCCGCAATAA
- a CDS encoding helicase HerA-like domain-containing protein, producing the protein MTDTQGLFIGSGGGNPLSLNFKRANRHGLIAGATGTGKTVTLQGIAEGFSQAGVPVFVADVKGDLSGLAMAGSPTAKIHESFAARAAEIGMADWSYHDNPVQFWDLFGEQGHPIRTTVSEMGPLLLGRLLDLNDVQEGVLNIAFHVADSEGLLLLDLDDLQSMLVNCGERADELTTTYGNVSKQSVGAIQRALLQLRSQGGDKFFGEPALDIDDFLTTDDQGRGIVNILAADKLMAAPKLYATFLLWLLSEMFETLPEVGDPDKPKLVFFFDEAHLLFDDAPKALLDKIEQVVRLIRSKGVGVYFVTQNPIDIPEDVAAQLGNRVQHALRAFTPRDEKAIRAAAETFRANPGVDVKTAITELKVGEALVSLLQADGAPSPVERTLIKPVASRVGPVTPVERGVLIQTDAIGSKYDALVNRDSAHEILASKTREAQAAAAEAKAQAEQAKLDAVQAKADEKARVAAEREAARQAKEAERARVAAEREAARQAREAAKPSFTDKMVQSAARSAATSLGRQMAGSFGQKLVRGLLGGLFKGR; encoded by the coding sequence ATGACGGATACTCAAGGGCTTTTCATCGGTTCGGGCGGGGGTAACCCGCTCTCTCTCAATTTCAAGCGCGCCAACCGCCACGGGCTGATCGCAGGCGCCACCGGCACCGGCAAGACGGTGACACTGCAGGGTATTGCCGAGGGCTTTTCGCAGGCCGGCGTCCCGGTGTTCGTCGCCGATGTGAAGGGCGATTTGTCGGGCCTTGCCATGGCTGGCTCTCCCACCGCCAAGATCCACGAAAGCTTCGCCGCGCGCGCCGCTGAGATCGGCATGGCGGACTGGAGCTATCACGACAATCCCGTCCAGTTCTGGGACCTGTTCGGCGAACAGGGCCATCCCATCCGCACCACCGTGTCGGAAATGGGGCCGCTTCTGCTCGGGCGCCTGCTCGATCTCAACGATGTTCAGGAAGGCGTGCTCAACATCGCCTTCCACGTTGCCGATAGCGAGGGGCTGCTCCTCCTCGACCTCGACGATCTTCAGTCGATGCTCGTCAATTGCGGCGAGCGGGCGGATGAACTGACCACCACCTATGGCAATGTGTCCAAGCAGAGCGTGGGCGCGATCCAGCGCGCGCTGCTCCAGCTGCGGTCGCAGGGCGGCGACAAGTTTTTCGGCGAACCCGCGCTCGACATCGACGATTTCCTGACGACCGACGATCAGGGCCGGGGGATCGTCAACATCCTCGCGGCGGACAAGCTGATGGCTGCGCCCAAGCTCTACGCCACCTTCCTGCTCTGGCTGTTGTCGGAAATGTTCGAGACGCTGCCCGAGGTGGGCGATCCCGACAAACCCAAGCTCGTCTTCTTCTTCGACGAGGCGCATCTGCTGTTCGACGACGCGCCCAAGGCGCTGCTCGACAAGATCGAACAGGTCGTCCGCCTGATCCGGTCGAAGGGCGTCGGCGTCTATTTCGTGACGCAGAACCCGATCGATATTCCCGAGGATGTCGCGGCGCAGCTGGGCAACCGCGTGCAGCACGCGCTGCGCGCCTTCACCCCGCGCGATGAAAAGGCGATCCGCGCGGCGGCCGAAACCTTCCGCGCCAATCCCGGTGTCGACGTGAAGACCGCGATCACCGAACTGAAGGTGGGCGAGGCGCTGGTGTCGCTGCTGCAGGCCGATGGCGCGCCCTCGCCCGTCGAACGGACGCTGATCAAGCCCGTGGCCTCGCGTGTTGGCCCGGTGACGCCGGTGGAGCGCGGCGTGCTGATCCAGACCGATGCGATCGGCAGCAAATATGATGCGCTGGTGAACCGCGACTCGGCGCATGAGATTCTGGCGTCCAAGACCCGCGAAGCGCAGGCCGCCGCCGCCGAAGCCAAGGCGCAGGCCGAGCAGGCCAAGCTCGATGCCGTTCAGGCAAAGGCGGATGAAAAGGCGCGTGTGGCCGCCGAACGCGAGGCGGCGCGCCAGGCCAAGGAAGCCGAACGCGCGCGCGTGGCGGCGGAACGCGAAGCCGCGCGTCAGGCGCGCGAGGCGGCCAAGCCGAGCTTTACCGACAAGATGGTGCAATCGGCCGCGCGCTCGGCGGCGACGTCGCTGGGCCGTCAGATGGCGGGCAGCTTTGGCCAGAAGCTGGTGCGTGGGCTGCTCGGCGGATTGTTCAAGGGACGCTGA
- the sseA gene encoding 3-mercaptopyruvate sulfurtransferase yields MDMLVSTEWLAGELGATDLRVVDATLLAADSGRNALAEYEAGHIPGAVFMDLENLVDSTSSLPNTLPQPEKFASRMQSLGLGDGSRIVIYDDSPWKTAARAWWMLRLFGAHDVAILDGGIAKWKAEGRDLATGKEVLRHRHFTVWKDDSSLRSFDQMRANVDSGAEQVLDARSAARFTGEEADPRPRTHAGHIPGSKNLPHGMVFNEDGTWKRGEALKKAFADAGIDLSQPLTTTCGSGITAAVLLFGAELAGAKKVALYDGSWSEWGGDPATPKAMGAA; encoded by the coding sequence ATGGACATGCTCGTTTCAACCGAATGGCTTGCAGGGGAACTGGGCGCGACCGATCTTCGCGTGGTCGACGCCACATTGCTTGCCGCGGATAGCGGACGGAACGCATTGGCCGAATATGAGGCGGGGCATATTCCGGGTGCCGTGTTCATGGACTTGGAAAATCTGGTGGACAGCACCAGCAGCCTGCCCAACACCTTGCCCCAGCCGGAAAAATTCGCCAGCCGCATGCAATCGCTGGGGCTGGGCGATGGCAGCCGCATCGTGATCTATGACGATTCCCCGTGGAAGACCGCGGCGCGCGCCTGGTGGATGCTCCGCCTGTTCGGCGCGCACGACGTTGCGATCCTCGACGGTGGCATCGCCAAGTGGAAGGCGGAGGGGCGCGATCTCGCCACCGGCAAGGAAGTGTTGCGCCACCGCCATTTCACCGTGTGGAAGGATGACAGCTCGCTGCGCAGCTTCGATCAGATGCGCGCCAATGTGGACAGCGGCGCCGAGCAGGTGCTCGATGCGCGCAGCGCCGCGCGCTTCACCGGCGAAGAGGCTGATCCGCGCCCGCGCACCCACGCCGGCCATATTCCGGGGTCGAAGAACCTGCCTCACGGCATGGTCTTCAACGAGGATGGCACGTGGAAGCGCGGCGAGGCGCTGAAAAAGGCCTTTGCCGATGCGGGGATAGACCTTTCCCAGCCGCTCACCACCACCTGTGGTTCGGGCATCACCGCTGCGGTTCTGCTCTTCGGCGCCGAACTGGCGGGGGCGAAGAAAGTCGCGCTTTATGATGGTTCGTGGAGCGAATGGGGTGGCGATCCCGCCACGCCCAAGGCTATGGGAGCCGCATGA
- the lspA gene encoding signal peptidase II — protein sequence MSKAIANHRRLGLVLAGLVFVADQLTKWLVTVPLNLEAIGQIRILPIFNLTWVENYGVSMGFLRADSEAMRWALVAMTAAISIGVLIWMWREQRRWDVTALALVLGGALGNIVDRVRFGHVVDFADLHFGGFRPFLVFNVADAAITIGVLILLARALLVRDAPQDGKDVTETMDA from the coding sequence ATGAGCAAAGCGATCGCCAATCACCGCCGCCTCGGCCTTGTGCTGGCCGGGCTGGTTTTCGTGGCAGACCAGCTGACCAAATGGCTGGTGACGGTGCCGCTCAACCTCGAGGCGATCGGCCAGATCCGCATCCTGCCGATCTTCAACCTCACCTGGGTGGAGAATTACGGCGTCTCGATGGGGTTTCTGCGCGCCGATAGCGAGGCGATGCGCTGGGCGCTTGTCGCGATGACGGCGGCGATCAGCATCGGCGTGCTCATCTGGATGTGGCGCGAACAGCGCCGCTGGGATGTCACCGCGCTGGCGCTGGTGCTCGGCGGCGCGCTCGGCAATATCGTCGACCGGGTCCGCTTCGGCCATGTCGTCGATTTCGCGGACCTCCATTTCGGCGGCTTCCGCCCCTTTTTGGTATTCAATGTCGCCGATGCTGCTATTACCATCGGCGTGCTGATCCTGCTGGCCCGCGCACTGCTCGTGCGGGATGCGCCGCAGGACGGAAAGGACGTTACGGAGACCATGGATGCGTAA
- a CDS encoding glucose 1-dehydrogenase has protein sequence MRRLENKVAIVTGGARGIGEGIVRRFVEEGARVVIADVLEAEGRALAAELGNVTVFERLNVTSRAEWDRVIAATETHFGKVDSLVNNAGILIFKKLDDLSEDEMRRIIEVNLLGTMIGTQAIVPAIERAGGGTIINMSSADGISAANGLSPYCASKFGVRGFSQSVALELGPRGIRVNTIHPGGIYTPLANQAGVTREMFDQGFRIYPAQRAGDPADIGAAAAFLASDDARYCIGTELSVDGGLNAGHYYMAVPGAPKLD, from the coding sequence ATGCGGCGTCTTGAAAACAAGGTGGCGATCGTCACCGGCGGCGCACGCGGCATTGGCGAGGGCATCGTCCGCCGCTTCGTCGAAGAAGGCGCGCGTGTCGTCATCGCCGATGTGCTCGAAGCCGAAGGCCGCGCACTGGCCGCCGAACTGGGCAATGTCACCGTCTTCGAACGACTGAACGTCACCTCGCGCGCCGAATGGGACCGCGTGATCGCCGCCACCGAAACGCATTTCGGCAAGGTCGACAGCCTTGTGAACAATGCCGGCATCCTGATCTTCAAGAAGCTCGACGATCTGAGCGAAGACGAAATGCGCCGGATCATCGAGGTCAACCTGCTCGGCACGATGATCGGCACCCAGGCGATCGTCCCCGCCATCGAGCGCGCCGGCGGCGGCACGATCATCAACATGAGCTCGGCAGACGGCATCTCGGCCGCCAACGGCCTCAGCCCTTACTGCGCGTCGAAGTTCGGCGTGCGCGGCTTCAGCCAGTCGGTTGCGCTGGAACTCGGCCCGCGCGGCATTCGCGTGAACACCATCCATCCCGGCGGCATCTACACCCCGCTTGCCAACCAGGCGGGCGTCACGCGCGAAATGTTCGATCAGGGCTTCCGCATCTATCCCGCGCAGCGTGCGGGCGATCCGGCGGATATCGGCGCAGCGGCGGCGTTCCTCGCCTCTGACGACGCGCGCTACTGCATCGGCACCGAGCTTTCGGTCGATGGCGGGCTCAATGCCGGCCATTATTACATGGCGGTCCCCGGCGCGCCCAAGCTCGACTAA
- a CDS encoding TorF family putative porin produces MRTSIKGFSALFLVALSTPAFAQEEADSSGISVSGSATIVSDYRFRGVSQSSEEAAIQGGFTVNHDSGLYAGTWGSSISFSGGTEIDFFGGYATEVTPGVTLDVGATYYWYPGGTGATDVIEPYVAVSGDLGPVSTKVGFAYAPDQKSLGDASAVYLYTDMSTAIPSTPLKLNGHIGFAKSDSFLGGPDGNAIDYSIGVSASYKALTLGVSYVNTDYTNRGGAKEALGADGAVLFSLGASF; encoded by the coding sequence ATGCGCACGTCCATCAAGGGGTTCTCGGCCCTTTTTCTTGTCGCGCTTTCGACTCCGGCTTTTGCGCAGGAGGAAGCGGACAGCAGCGGCATTTCGGTCAGCGGCAGCGCAACCATCGTTTCCGATTATCGCTTTCGCGGCGTAAGCCAGAGCAGCGAAGAGGCGGCCATCCAGGGTGGCTTCACCGTCAATCACGACAGCGGGCTATATGCGGGGACGTGGGGCTCCAGCATCAGCTTTTCGGGCGGCACCGAAATCGACTTTTTCGGCGGTTATGCCACCGAGGTGACGCCGGGCGTCACGCTTGATGTCGGCGCGACCTATTACTGGTATCCCGGTGGCACCGGCGCGACCGACGTGATCGAACCCTATGTCGCGGTGTCGGGCGATCTTGGCCCGGTTTCGACCAAGGTCGGCTTTGCCTATGCGCCCGATCAGAAATCGCTGGGCGATGCCAGCGCGGTCTATCTCTACACCGATATGAGCACCGCGATCCCGAGCACCCCGCTCAAGCTCAACGGCCATATCGGCTTTGCCAAGAGCGACAGCTTCCTCGGCGGGCCCGACGGCAACGCGATCGACTATTCGATCGGCGTGTCGGCTTCGTACAAGGCGCTCACGCTCGGCGTGTCCTATGTCAACACCGACTACACCAACCGGGGCGGCGCGAAGGAAGCGCTGGGTGCGGACGGTGCGGTCTTGTTCAGCCTCGGCGCCAGTTTCTGA